In Oryzihumus leptocrescens, the following are encoded in one genomic region:
- a CDS encoding universal stress protein: MTAQDPRRDVAVGYDGSVPALAALEWAAAEAARRGSTLVVVSAIDHLGLPTGALTGAPLSTEGRYAEAERRAQDGAAYVLRQHPGLRVATEAVLGGAADALVRVSHEVGLVVVGSRGLDPATSTLLGSVAFAVSGHASCPVVVVRGDGRRRPGPGTPVAVGFDGTPPSLVALDAAADVAAETGAALRVVCAWRPPPESWVSAFWEVLGDESDQVREERSRAEKVVEAARDRATARHTGLVVAGRVVTGPPARAIVEAADGAALVVVGSRGRGNLASLVLGSVGHGVVHDAQCPVLVVHGDGEQVPGSSWNAGPTRRAVP; encoded by the coding sequence ATGACCGCCCAGGACCCCCGTCGTGACGTCGCCGTCGGCTACGACGGGTCAGTGCCCGCCCTCGCCGCGCTCGAGTGGGCCGCCGCCGAGGCGGCCCGGCGCGGCTCGACCCTCGTCGTGGTCAGCGCGATCGACCACCTCGGCCTCCCGACGGGTGCGCTCACCGGGGCACCCCTGAGCACGGAGGGTCGCTACGCCGAGGCGGAGCGACGGGCCCAGGACGGCGCGGCCTACGTGCTGCGCCAGCACCCCGGGCTGCGCGTGGCGACCGAGGCGGTGCTCGGTGGTGCCGCCGACGCGCTGGTGCGCGTCTCGCACGAGGTCGGCCTGGTCGTGGTCGGCAGCCGCGGCCTGGACCCGGCCACCTCCACCCTGCTGGGCTCGGTGGCCTTCGCGGTCAGCGGGCACGCCAGCTGCCCGGTCGTCGTCGTCCGCGGCGACGGCCGGCGCCGCCCCGGGCCGGGGACGCCCGTGGCCGTCGGGTTCGACGGCACCCCGCCGTCGCTGGTCGCCCTCGACGCCGCCGCGGACGTCGCCGCCGAGACCGGCGCTGCCCTGCGCGTGGTCTGCGCCTGGCGGCCTCCGCCGGAGTCCTGGGTCTCGGCCTTCTGGGAGGTCCTCGGCGACGAGAGCGACCAGGTCCGCGAGGAACGCAGCCGCGCCGAGAAGGTGGTGGAGGCCGCGCGCGACCGCGCGACGGCACGGCATACCGGGCTGGTCGTGGCCGGCCGCGTGGTGACCGGGCCGCCGGCCCGGGCGATCGTCGAGGCCGCGGACGGCGCGGCCCTGGTCGTCGTGGGCAGCCGCGGGCGCGGCAACCTGGCGAGCCTGGTGCTCGGCTCCGTGGGGCACGGTGTCGTGCACGACGCCCAGTGCCCGGTCCTCGTCGTACACGGGGACGGGGAGCAGGTGCCGGGTTCATCATGGAACGCAGGGCCGACGCGAAGGGCAGTGCCATGA
- a CDS encoding response regulator, with protein MTVKVFLLDDHEIVRRGIRELLEMESDIEVVGESGSAQEATRRIPALRPQVALLDARLPDGSGLDVCRDVRSVDPSIQGLILTSFNDEDALATAILAGAAGYLLKDIKGQDLVQAIRRVAAGEKLIDPAVAQRVKRSWEEDRGADPRLRTLTPQERRILEHVAEGLTNRQIGEAMFLAEKTVKNYITAVLAKLGMERRTQAAVFAATHLGAEEEGQAHRAPRRHP; from the coding sequence ATGACCGTGAAGGTGTTCCTCCTCGACGACCACGAGATCGTCCGTCGCGGGATCCGCGAGCTGCTGGAGATGGAGTCCGACATCGAGGTGGTCGGGGAGTCCGGCTCGGCCCAGGAGGCGACCCGGCGGATCCCGGCGCTGCGGCCCCAGGTGGCCCTGCTCGACGCCCGGCTGCCCGACGGGTCGGGGCTGGACGTGTGCCGGGACGTGCGCTCGGTCGACCCCTCCATCCAGGGGCTGATCCTGACCTCGTTCAACGACGAGGACGCGCTCGCCACCGCGATCCTGGCCGGGGCGGCCGGCTACCTGCTCAAGGACATCAAGGGCCAGGACCTCGTCCAGGCGATACGGCGGGTCGCGGCGGGGGAGAAGCTCATCGACCCGGCAGTCGCCCAGCGGGTCAAGCGCAGCTGGGAGGAGGACCGGGGTGCCGACCCGCGGCTGCGCACGCTCACCCCGCAGGAGCGCCGGATCCTCGAGCACGTTGCCGAGGGGCTGACCAACCGGCAGATCGGCGAGGCGATGTTCCTCGCGGAGAAGACGGTCAAGAACTACATCACCGCGGTCCTGGCCAAGCTGGGCATGGAGCGACGGACCCAGGCCGCGGTGTTCGCGGCGACACACCTCGGCGCGGAGGAGGAGGGCCAGGCCCATCGCGCGCCGCGACGCCACCCGTAG
- a CDS encoding SHOCT domain-containing protein has translation MMGWGWGGGWFGLWLGLVLLLGVVAAVVFALVAAAGHPQAGPPVGPSPPAGQPGAAPVSEAERILEERFARGEIDADALARGRQALRNR, from the coding sequence ATGATGGGCTGGGGCTGGGGCGGCGGCTGGTTCGGGCTGTGGCTCGGGCTGGTCCTGCTGCTCGGGGTGGTCGCCGCGGTGGTGTTCGCACTCGTCGCTGCGGCCGGTCACCCGCAGGCCGGGCCCCCGGTCGGCCCTTCGCCGCCGGCCGGCCAACCCGGCGCCGCGCCGGTCAGCGAGGCGGAGCGCATCCTGGAGGAGCGGTTCGCCCGCGGCGAGATCGACGCCGACGCGCTGGCCCGCGGACGGCAGGCCCTGCGCAACCGCTGA
- a CDS encoding DUF1918 domain-containing protein, which produces MQGHKGDRLVLAANRTEGAVRDGEILEVRGANGAPPYLVRWSDGHEALVFPGPDAIVHAPDEDLHHRGGTGAPVEPRTPVKQWRVQISVYEQGDDTEASAVLLAGPGDHFATHGHSHRSAEDDPATTIGDEVAVARALRHLADTLLATAETQIEHATGKDAFVRPV; this is translated from the coding sequence ATGCAGGGGCACAAGGGCGACCGCCTGGTCCTCGCCGCCAACAGGACCGAGGGCGCGGTGCGTGACGGGGAGATCCTCGAGGTCCGCGGGGCGAACGGTGCCCCGCCCTACCTCGTGCGGTGGAGCGACGGGCACGAGGCGCTGGTGTTCCCCGGGCCGGACGCCATCGTCCATGCCCCGGACGAGGACCTGCACCACCGCGGCGGCACCGGCGCACCGGTGGAGCCGCGGACGCCGGTCAAGCAGTGGCGGGTGCAGATCTCGGTGTACGAGCAGGGCGACGACACGGAGGCCTCGGCGGTGCTGCTGGCCGGCCCGGGTGACCACTTCGCCACCCACGGGCACAGCCACCGGTCCGCCGAGGACGACCCGGCGACGACGATCGGTGACGAGGTCGCCGTGGCGCGGGCGCTGCGGCACCTCGCCGACACGCTGCTCGCAACGGCCGAGACGCAGATCGAGCACGCCACCGGCAAGGACGCCTTCGTCCGGCCGGTGTGA
- a CDS encoding Hsp20/alpha crystallin family protein: protein MPKTAAHPTKPAPGSALAQRLRAFEDFRMGWPLGDLLSHELSDLMERTTGMIRVEESTEGGFLVVRAELPGIDPDKDVHVTLEDDVLTISAERRDERTEENEGSRRTEFHYGSMTRRLRVPRGIDPEAIAATYQDGILEVRVPAPAPAAETREIAVHRAGS from the coding sequence ATGCCCAAGACCGCTGCCCACCCCACCAAGCCCGCGCCCGGTTCGGCTCTGGCCCAACGACTTCGCGCGTTCGAGGACTTCCGGATGGGTTGGCCGCTCGGCGACCTCCTGAGCCACGAGCTGAGCGACCTGATGGAGCGCACCACCGGCATGATCCGGGTCGAGGAGTCCACCGAGGGCGGGTTCCTGGTCGTCCGCGCGGAGCTGCCCGGCATCGACCCCGACAAGGACGTCCACGTCACCCTCGAGGACGACGTGCTGACGATCTCGGCCGAGCGCCGCGACGAGCGCACCGAGGAGAACGAGGGCAGCCGGCGCACCGAGTTCCACTACGGGAGCATGACCCGGCGGCTGCGGGTGCCGAGGGGCATCGACCCGGAGGCGATCGCCGCGACCTACCAGGACGGCATCCTCGAGGTGCGGGTGCCCGCGCCGGCGCCGGCCGCCGAGACGCGGGAGATCGCCGTCCACCGCGCGGGGTCCTGA
- a CDS encoding ABC transporter permease: MSAAVQPVMPATTEHELVTPRAGRQVLVVCGRALAERWHSLLGWGAAIALLSVLQLSVYPSVARSQKSMQDFLAQYPEGLRQAFGLEDYATAAGYVHAELYSLMVPIVLISVAVGAGAAATAGEEEHGTADLLFSLPVARGAVLAGKAAAMVLGVLAVDVVLLLSLVLGSPPVDLHLDTGHLLAATVQVSLLGVMFGALALAVGALTGRRGAATGAAIGLALLAFLVETLGPLADWLQPWQRWSPFHWALSNRPLGHGFDTGGVLALAALTLVLLAAATLLLHRRDLRTT, from the coding sequence GTGAGTGCCGCCGTCCAGCCGGTGATGCCGGCCACCACCGAGCACGAGCTGGTCACCCCGCGGGCCGGCCGCCAGGTGCTCGTGGTCTGCGGGCGCGCCCTGGCCGAGCGGTGGCACTCGCTGCTGGGGTGGGGCGCCGCGATCGCGCTGCTCAGCGTCCTGCAGCTGTCGGTCTACCCCTCGGTGGCCCGCTCCCAGAAGTCGATGCAGGACTTCCTGGCGCAGTACCCCGAGGGCCTGCGCCAGGCGTTCGGTCTCGAGGACTACGCCACCGCGGCCGGCTACGTCCACGCCGAGCTGTACTCGCTCATGGTGCCGATCGTGCTCATCTCGGTCGCGGTCGGCGCCGGCGCGGCGGCCACCGCCGGCGAGGAGGAGCACGGCACGGCGGACCTGCTCTTCTCCCTGCCGGTGGCCCGGGGGGCCGTGCTGGCCGGCAAGGCGGCGGCGATGGTGCTGGGCGTCCTGGCCGTCGACGTCGTCCTGCTCCTCTCGTTGGTCCTCGGCTCCCCTCCGGTGGACCTGCACCTCGACACCGGGCACCTGCTCGCCGCCACGGTGCAGGTGAGCCTGCTCGGGGTGATGTTCGGCGCCCTCGCCCTGGCCGTCGGGGCACTCACGGGCCGGCGCGGGGCCGCCACGGGGGCGGCGATCGGCCTGGCCCTGCTGGCGTTCCTGGTCGAGACGCTGGGCCCCCTCGCCGACTGGCTGCAGCCCTGGCAGCGGTGGTCCCCGTTCCACTGGGCGCTGAGCAACCGCCCCCTCGGCCACGGCTTCGACACCGGCGGGGTGCTGGCCCTGGCAGCACTCACGCTCGTGCTGCTGGCCGCCGCGACGCTGCTGCTGCACCGCCGGGACCTGCGGACGACCTGA
- a CDS encoding ABC transporter ATP-binding protein, whose amino-acid sequence MSSTATRATGIPAGPPRAEGLAVETVGLTKRYGRAVGIEDLDLQVRVGEVFGFLGPNGAGKTTTIRLLLGLIHPTAGRASLFGMDLATTGPRIRAHLGYVPGDLSLWERMHGHDVLGHLALLRGGVPERAWRTLAERFDLDLQPRVRELSKGNRQKLGLIQALMHEPDLLVLDEPTSGLDPLVQVEFHAVLRELVARGATVFLSSHVLAEVEQVADRAAIVARGHLLVVDDIEALRGQARRRIELDFPRDVPPGLADVPGVADLRVVGGRASCSVTGSLTELLRLATAHGVVDVHTHEPDLEDAFVGYVSAAPAAGSPAPPPAASAP is encoded by the coding sequence GTGAGCTCCACCGCGACCCGGGCGACCGGCATACCTGCCGGCCCGCCCCGGGCCGAGGGGCTCGCCGTGGAGACCGTCGGCCTGACCAAGCGCTACGGCCGTGCCGTCGGCATCGAGGACCTCGACCTGCAGGTCCGGGTCGGGGAGGTGTTCGGCTTCCTCGGCCCCAACGGCGCCGGCAAGACGACGACGATCCGGCTCCTGCTCGGCCTGATCCACCCCACCGCCGGGCGCGCCAGCCTGTTCGGGATGGACCTGGCCACGACCGGCCCCCGCATCCGGGCGCACCTGGGCTACGTCCCCGGCGACCTGTCGCTGTGGGAGCGGATGCACGGCCATGACGTGCTCGGTCACCTCGCGCTGCTGCGCGGGGGCGTGCCCGAGCGGGCCTGGCGCACGCTCGCCGAGCGCTTCGACCTCGACCTGCAGCCCCGGGTGCGGGAGCTGTCCAAGGGCAACCGGCAGAAGCTGGGGCTGATCCAGGCCCTGATGCACGAGCCCGACCTGCTGGTGCTCGACGAGCCCACTAGCGGGCTGGACCCGCTGGTCCAGGTGGAGTTCCACGCCGTCCTGCGCGAGCTCGTGGCGCGGGGTGCCACCGTGTTCCTCTCCTCGCACGTGCTCGCCGAGGTCGAGCAGGTCGCCGACCGGGCCGCGATCGTGGCCCGCGGCCACCTCCTGGTCGTCGACGACATCGAGGCGCTGCGGGGGCAGGCCCGGCGCCGGATCGAGCTGGACTTCCCCCGGGACGTGCCGCCGGGCCTGGCGGACGTCCCGGGGGTCGCCGACCTGCGCGTCGTCGGCGGGCGGGCGTCGTGCAGCGTCACCGGCTCACTCACCGAGCTGCTGCGCCTGGCCACGGCCCACGGGGTGGTCGACGTGCACACGCACGAGCCCGACCTGGAGGACGCGTTCGTCGGCTACGTCTCGGCGGCCCCGGCAGCCGGGTCCCCGGCCCCGCCACCGGCTGCGAGCGCGCCGTGA
- a CDS encoding universal stress protein — protein sequence MDALDVPHPVITVGSDLTSRATAALRWAAEEARRSGAQLRLVTVWHAGVASHEVMPPAAERAAMMADALADAGLEQDQASVVMLEGRAGPTLVEAARGSSLLVVGSAGHVGALGAMSGSVSRYCVRHAPCPVAVVGPSAAPGPVERVLVSGTLDPEGSTFRWAVRQAQRDRADVHLIDSWYLEPIVPSYPELDVRVREEARERHAKMRQRLEQISAGTVRVTESLASGHARDVLQARTRSRDLLVLPYAALHHISFVHGRCPVVVLPPEVPATAPVGPATVTEPASSVVPLV from the coding sequence ATGGACGCGCTCGATGTCCCCCACCCCGTGATCACGGTCGGCAGCGACCTCACCTCCCGCGCCACGGCGGCGCTGCGGTGGGCGGCCGAGGAGGCCCGACGCTCCGGCGCCCAGCTGCGCCTGGTCACGGTGTGGCACGCGGGGGTCGCCTCCCACGAGGTGATGCCCCCGGCGGCCGAGCGCGCCGCGATGATGGCCGACGCCCTGGCCGACGCCGGGCTCGAGCAGGACCAGGCCTCGGTGGTGATGCTCGAGGGCCGCGCCGGGCCGACGCTGGTCGAAGCCGCCCGCGGGTCCTCCCTGCTGGTGGTCGGTTCCGCCGGCCATGTGGGGGCGCTGGGGGCCATGTCCGGCAGCGTGAGCCGCTACTGCGTGCGCCACGCGCCCTGCCCGGTGGCCGTGGTCGGCCCGTCCGCCGCCCCCGGCCCGGTCGAGCGCGTCCTCGTCAGCGGCACCCTCGACCCCGAGGGCTCCACCTTCCGCTGGGCGGTCCGCCAGGCCCAGCGCGACCGCGCCGACGTCCACCTCATCGACTCCTGGTACCTCGAGCCGATCGTCCCCTCCTACCCCGAGCTCGACGTGCGGGTCCGCGAGGAGGCCCGCGAGCGGCACGCGAAGATGCGCCAGCGCCTCGAGCAGATCTCCGCGGGCACCGTCCGGGTCACCGAGTCCCTGGCCTCGGGTCACGCGCGGGACGTGCTCCAGGCCAGGACCCGGTCCCGGGACCTGCTGGTCCTGCCGTATGCCGCGCTGCACCACATCTCGTTCGTGCACGGTCGATGCCCGGTCGTCGTCCTCCCGCCGGAGGTCCCGGCCACCGCGCCGGTCGGGCCGGCGACGGTCACCGAGCCCGCCTCCAGCGTCGTGCCGCTGGTCTGA